From the genome of Equus asinus isolate D_3611 breed Donkey chromosome 24, EquAss-T2T_v2, whole genome shotgun sequence:
ATTCCTTTAGCCAGCTTGAGAGTAACACAAAAGATGTGGTGGAATTATGAGGAGAGCTGGGGCAGAAGAAGAAAGTATGAGCAGGTATCAAACAGTGATTTTATTGGGGAGACTGATGTGTGAGCACATGGATGCTCCCATCTGGGACATTCCAGGAGTAACTGGGAGACATTTACAAAGAGGAGACTTAAGTTTATGCCATCCAACCAGGGAGGGCTTAAGGAAGTATAAACtgggaagtaaaataaaaaatgaattgatTTAAAACTTGCAGAATAGTGAAGCTTGCAAATACCACAGGTGtatacacacaccccacacatacacaaacctTTAAAATTCATAGACTAGGGAAGACTATTACCTGGAGAGTACAGACATATCAATAAAGGATTTCCACGTGCACCCACAAGCTTTTTCTAGGATCCTGCACTTTCAACAGAGGCCAGATGTGTGGTATGCGATAAATGGCAATAAAAGTAGTCCAGTCTGTAGTCGAAAGATTAAGATTTAGGTCCAAGGTTGCATCTTTTTCATACTTAAATGAAGTAAAGATTAATTATTCACTATTCTTTGGTGAACTCTGTGAACCATCTTAAGATTGTATGCCTCAGtataaaaaaaaacctcaagcaCCTACAGAAGCCAATTTGATCCCTGTTTGAACCTTGGATGACTTGGCAGGAATCATTTCCTTCCAGAAACGTGGTTACTCGAGAAACTCCCCTCCAGACCATCCCAGGTGTCGCCTACTCCTCTGAGGGAGTTTTAAAACTAGACCATTTTTTAAGGATGGGAAGATAAGGGGCTCGGTGAGTTACTGCTTATTCTAATCCATCTTATTGATTTTAGACAACTCAAACTGGCCGTTAGCATGGAATATACGTACACGCTGATTATATTAGCATCAATTTGACAACAATAGTTCTTCAAATCACCCCAAGCTGTCCAAACCTGgaatgaatataaaaagaaaaaacacaaactcCGAAAAGATCCGCAATATAAGAAATATGCTGCCCAATTAAGTTTCTCAAGCTATTATAAGTAAATGTTTCCTCGGTCTTCACACTCTATACTATAGGGATTTTTGAGGTTATAATTCGAAggagatataatttatattttccttcttgaaaAAACAAGTACAGTTTGTCACTGCTGTCAAAGTAGATACTCAAGGGAGATTACTTGGTACATAAAGCTCAGTCTTAGGTGGCCTAATTAGTTCTCGACTTGGGTGGTTACAGGTGAGGTTTCAGAAggtaaagaaacacaaaaaaggaatttTCTAACGATTAGCCAATTACATTCTATAACatatataatgataatataaatGATTGGACTAAGTGTATTGCCAGCCATTTATTTGGTACTAAATTTGACTATAATTTTAATGGCTTTCTGCCACAAGTTCCCActctaaatatattaaaaacttggGAATCCTTTTTGGAAAGACCAAGGTGTTATAAGTTtatgccaaaaaataaaaggtagaaaATTTCCTAACTTTCATTTTAaccagagatttttttctcttccagaaacCTTTGAAATTGCcatctctttcttgttttaaattgCCGCAATAGGgaatttgagaattttaaaataatcagtcAAGAAGGCGATGGCGGACACTTTCTCCCAAGCTGCAGCTGTGGAGCTCTGCTACGAGAACATGAATGGATCCTGTGTGAAGACCCCTTACTCGCCAGGGCCCCGAGCAGTTCTGTACGCCGTCCTCGGTCTGGGGGCCGTGCTGGCCGTGCTGGGAAACTTACTGGTCATTATTGCCATCCTCCACTTCAAACAGCTGCACACACCTACCAACTTCCTGATCGAGTCCCTGGCCTGTGCCGACTTCTTGGTGGGGGTGACAGTGATGCCCTTCAGCGCCGTGAGGTCTGTGGAGAGCTGCTGGTACTTTGGAGAGAGCTACTGTACATTTCACACGTGTTTTGATACTTCCTTCTGCTTTGCTTCTTTGTTTCACTTATGCTGCATCTCTGTCGATAGATACATTGCTGTTACTGAGCCTCTGACCTATCCAGCCAGGTTTACTGTCTCGGTGTCGGGAATATGCATTATTCTCTCTTGGTTCTGTTCGCTCACATACAGCTTTTCTGTCTTTTACATGGGGGCCAATGGAGAAGGCATCGAGGGACTAGTAGCTGCTCTCACCTGTGTAGGGGGCTGTCAGGCTCCACTGAATCAAAACTGGGTGCTcctgtgtttccttctcttctttacaCCCACTGTTGCCATGGTGCTTATATATGGTAAGATATTTTTGGTGGCTAAACATCAGGCTAGGAAGATAGAAAGTGCAGCCAGCCAAGCTCAGTCGTCCTCCGAGAGTTACAAGGAAAGAGtcgcaaagagagagagaaaagctgcTAAGACGTTGGGTATTGCTATGGCAGCGTTTCTTGTCTCTTGGCTACCGTACATTATTGATGCCATGATTGATGCTTATATGAACTTTATAACTCCTCTGTATGTTTATGAGATTTTAGTGTGGTGTGTTTATTATAATTCTGCTATGAACCCCTTGATATATGCTTTCTTTTACCCATGGTTTCGGAAGGCAGTAAAACTTATTGTAACTGGCAAAGTCTTAAGGAGTGATTCATCAACAATTAATCTGTTTTCTGAGGAAGCAGATATACATTGAGAAGATTACTGCAGGGATTTCAAAACCAACGTGGAATGAAGGTCAAGCTCAACATTGAGCACTTGGCTCTAGAGGGTCAAGTGTCATCATTTGCCAACTCGGAGGATGTTTGATCTGAAGCATTGGTCATCTACATCTATCTTGGcattttttcaaatttagtgAGTGATAAATAAGATTTGCTGATTATTTCCCATTTAGTATTCTTCTATGTTTTTTTGATTCTCTacctttttctctgaaatttctccttgtttcttcaaataattttaagttttgtaGTTTCTTCTGTATTTGTTACCAATATTACTTTGTTCAAAATACACAGAGGGGGGAAAAGCTCCTGTGTAACTTGTAAGTTAGATTCTTTGGGGACAAAAATCCTCTTTAAGGTATGTTTTGTTTGAGAGGTAAGCACATGATTATAAATTCTtgcaaatttttttaatctaaaggaCTTTATAGAGAGCTGTCATGTGGAACTTCCCTCAGCTTATAGATTGGCGAACACTGGCGCTCTTGTGGTTTTGAACACTAGCAATGCTTCCTCTCCATCTCACAGTCACTGTTTCACAAGGAACACGTATGGTGATTACACGGTTACACACTGTGTCTACTTTTGGAGAACATAATTTATTATGGTCAAATGAGCATGTAGACATAAAGATGGCTTCTGTATTCCTTTTtagtaatttgaaataaaataataattttataaaaaggtTAATTCGAATtcacattttttaacttttgaattctttctttgtACTGTACTGTATTTGGCATTTGAAACATAAAGTCGACTGACTCCAACATAGCCAAGGACTATTTCAAAATAGCAATTACTCAAAGTCGTGTTATACACTCTAGAaatagtttcagttttctcatctgatgACAGTTCTTACTCACatgaattttaattcattttaattaaaaatatatgttgagtGTTTTAAGATAgagtaaacatttgaaaaagataCTAATAATAGGGTGATTTGCCTTCTCAAATCTTTGAAGCATAGCCTTAAATCTCTGTTTAGCTGGCTCATTTTAGACTATTCTATGACAAGCTTGTTTCACAAAATGTAAAGAAGAGGTAAATGGAGTTACATAAATGTTACatgttacatattttatatgtgaaccagtttggaaagattttatttccaaagCTTAAGCTGTTTCATATTTGTACATTAATGCCTTCATTGAGaatatttaggagaaaaaatgttgaagataaaagagaatgaaaggaatCTAAAAGTCTTCGTAGCAGAATGCCTGTTTGTGATTCATGTCAAGGAACAGGTCTGCGAACCACCTTACAAATGTCACAGTCAAGGTCCCTCACTCTCACTCCTGGAGAAGAGCTCAAAGCCTGCGTCCCTTTGACAGTGAGGCAGCAGTGTTGCCATCACAGAAGTGTGTGTTCCTTCCCTCATTCGCAGGTGTGAACTTATGCTGACAATCATAAATAATGAGGAAATCATTCGGGGgacttaaaaaatatacatactatTCTGCTACCTTGCACTGTGTAGGGTGTAATCTTTAGATGAATTGACTGCAGAGATGAATCCTGTCCAGAGATGTATGCAAGCTCTCTTTCACATCAGTAAGTGCAGAATGCACTTCACATTTactctttcttgtttatttttctattctccttGCAGTCCTTCATAAAGGAAGccttttgataaaaaaaaaaacttgcttaTTTTCCCCAAAACTAACTAGATGATGACTACAGCACCACGCCTCTCTTCTGCATCTCATCTGTTTATACAAATTTTCTGTTAACTCCTTGGCTAGCTGCACACCAAACTGCTGCGTACTTTTTATTTGCTGGTAACTGTTTGTCCACGTTGTTTCAACACCTAGGACAGTGCCGTGCACTTAGTAAATCCCTAAGATagtttttaagcaaataaatgagtaattcttctttattttcaccCATCAAAGAACTGTTAGTCTTTTACATTAAGAAAAGAGAAGCTGCCTTGGGGCCAGgctgtggcctagtggtgaagttcagtgggctctgcttcggcagcctgggctcAGCACTGGTGCaggcctacaccactcgtcagcagccatgctctggcagtgacccacatataaaacagaggaagactgacacagatgtcagttcagggtgaaccttcctcagcaaagaaaagaaaagcctgcCTCATTCTTCATTTggttttctaaaatagaaaagtTCTGATAATCACTGTTTAGGAGAAAATCCAGCTTTAGGCTATGGACAGGGTTTGTCTAACCCAATCACTAAAAAGTGACTTTATATTTAATGAGAAAAAGTGCTGGAACACGTAAACTTTCGTAATATTGAGTCTCTTTACCTGAAGAGAGTGCACATGAGGTGACACCCCAGAGCCTTCCTGCAAGGACTGTAAGTGTCAAGTTGTTTTTGGAAACACGCACCTTCTTTCATCCGCAGAGGCTACACCGTGTCCGAGTCCAGAGTGAGGTCCCAGAGCCAGGCCACCCGGGTTTGAATCCCGTCTCTACCGTTGAATTAGCTTCCACCGTGGTCAAGTCCTTACCCTAGGTCTAGCTCGGCTGCTCACCTGTAACATGAAATGACAGCAGCATTCTCACTGAGGTTCTGTGCAAGACGACAGTGAC
Proteins encoded in this window:
- the LOC123279610 gene encoding trace amine-associated receptor 9, which produces MADTFSQAAAVELCYENMNGSCVKTPYSPGPRAVLYAVLGLGAVLAVLGNLLVIIAILHFKQLHTPTNFLIESLACADFLVGVTVMPFSAVRSVESCWYFGESYCTFHTCFDTSFCFASLFHLCCISVDRYIAVTEPLTYPARFTVSVSGICIILSWFCSLTYSFSVFYMGANGEGIEGLVAALTCVGGCQAPLNQNWVLLCFLLFFTPTVAMVLIYGKIFLVAKHQARKIESAASQAQSSSESYKERVAKRERKAAKTLGIAMAAFLVSWLPYIIDAMIDAYMNFITPLYVYEILVWCVYYNSAMNPLIYAFFYPWFRKAVKLIVTGKVLRSDSSTINLFSEEADIH